One segment of Bradyrhizobium sp. CB2312 DNA contains the following:
- a CDS encoding DNA-3-methyladenine glycosylase 2 family protein, with protein sequence MTIHLESQSDLEEAVHALIKRDPRLKPVFEIAGMPALRRREPGFTGLAHIVCGQQLSTASAAAIWGRLSAAFDPFDHDAVRRARTDRLGRLGLSAAKIKTLKHLAREINAQRLNLDVLAEEDADAAHHTLISLPGIGPWTADVYLLFCLGHGDAWPAGDLAVQEGIKIGLGLKARPTEKQMAPLAEPWRPLRGAAAHLWWSYYRAVKKREGVLAGN encoded by the coding sequence ATGACCATCCACCTCGAAAGCCAGTCCGATCTCGAAGAGGCCGTCCACGCGCTGATCAAGCGCGATCCGCGCCTCAAGCCCGTGTTCGAGATCGCGGGCATGCCGGCGCTCCGGCGGCGCGAGCCGGGCTTTACCGGGCTGGCCCACATCGTCTGCGGGCAGCAGCTTTCGACCGCGAGCGCGGCGGCGATCTGGGGACGGCTGTCGGCAGCGTTCGACCCATTCGACCATGACGCCGTGCGTCGCGCCCGCACCGACCGGCTGGGGCGGCTCGGCCTCTCCGCCGCCAAGATCAAGACGCTGAAGCATCTCGCGCGCGAGATCAATGCGCAGCGGCTGAACCTCGACGTGCTGGCCGAAGAGGACGCCGACGCCGCGCATCACACGCTGATCTCGTTGCCCGGCATCGGGCCGTGGACCGCGGACGTCTATCTCTTGTTTTGCCTCGGCCATGGCGATGCCTGGCCGGCCGGCGATCTCGCTGTGCAGGAGGGCATCAAGATTGGCCTTGGCCTGAAGGCGCGGCCGACCGAGAAGCAGATGGCGCCGCTCGCCGAACCCTGGCGACCCCTGCGCGGCGCCGCGGCGCATCTGTGGTGGAGCTATTATCGCGCGGTGAAGAAGCGCGAGGGTGTGCTCGCCGGAAATTAG